A window from Cydia pomonella isolate Wapato2018A chromosome 8, ilCydPomo1, whole genome shotgun sequence encodes these proteins:
- the LOC133520444 gene encoding CTP synthase-like, producing the protein MEVATVEAHPYYVAVQFHPEYLSRPLSPSPPFLGLILASLGKLKNYMSKGCRLSPRNLSDVSSDEEDDISLSSLSLTEEKTTIENGKPKQVNGVAK; encoded by the exons ATGGAGGTGGCCACGGTGGAGGCGCACCCCTACTACGTGGCCGTGCAGTTCCACCCCGAGTACCTGTCGCGCCCGCTGTCGCCCAGCCCGCCCTTCCTGGG GCTAATACTCGCGTCACTGGGAAAACTCAAGAACTACATGTCTAAAGGGTGTCGCCTGAGTCCCAGAAACCTGTCTGACGTCAGTTCTG atgaagAAGACGACATATCCCTCTCATCTCTTAGCCTAACAGAAGAAAAAACAACGATTGAAAACGGAAAACCGAAACAGGTTAATGGAGtagctaaataa